The following are from one region of the Betaproteobacteria bacterium genome:
- a CDS encoding pilus assembly protein PilY yields MKRLISACCMLLALLLPTAAHCAAVVGQVNDDTDLFLVNPTIPAQRPNVVIIWDNTANWSQTVSGSTAYTIEKQALSTVINGLSDQFNIGLMLFTETGGGNSNVRGAYPRYHIRQMTADSGSVPGNRTNLRNLITGLTETGPTGDKGSNAQYARAMHEAYLYFGGRTALAGAGQVKRDYAAFGGSASGTTYVSPVGDGCQKNFIIFISNGSSDNGENNSAEALLNGLGGKLGGDPIALNPSSEQANWADEYSRFVASNDINPVFAERQTASVFTIAVYDPSKVNTNPVASQIALMKSMARQGKGEYFAGTDLSSIVAALEQIFVRVQAVNGVFASTTLPVSVNVRGTHLNQVYMGVFRPSSTLAPRWIGNLKMYTLALDSATQTVYLADILGNPAQDAGTGFVTGTGVSAWTTDSTFWSFRSAEENGAGGASDRPDGDLVEKGAIAQVLRTTYASSQVARKLYSCTGTCVAGSVLSATPFATSNGDITQAALGAASSGERDSIIDWVRGQDNNGDENANGSSTDTRASVHGDVLHSRPAVVNYNRNSPSDENDVIAFYGSNDGVFRAIKGGQGTGAGSELWGFVPAEFFGKLKRLRDNSPGISGTNKRPYFADGPIGVYQKDVNGDGKLVAADGDKAYLYVGMRRGGRFLYALDVSDPQAPRLLWKKTASDTGLAELGMTWSEPKVARIRAHANPVIIMGAGYDPNQDTDPTTLADAMGRGIVVLDAITGDPLWQAGPIPSGATHNLAVAGMTHSIPSDVTILDRNGDGYIDRIYVGDNGGNLWRGDLYDANMANWTVVKLASVGGSAADNRRKFQYPPDVVYGSDANDRYDAVLIGSGDREHPFEVSVVNRFYMFKDREVGLTSTRSSPMTEADLFDATANTIQVGSTADGTAANASLTGSSGWMMTLAAGEKVIGGSVTLAGTTFFNTNQPSSVASATCGSNLGIALQYAISYEDASATIDSGTAGLTTADRSIRHAGGGYLPSPVPVVVNLGGRLYQAVISGTEVRMPPQAKLESRYRFYWYIKRD; encoded by the coding sequence ATGAAGCGTCTGATCTCCGCATGCTGCATGCTGCTCGCTCTCCTGTTGCCGACGGCGGCGCACTGCGCCGCGGTCGTCGGTCAGGTGAACGACGACACCGATCTGTTTCTCGTCAATCCAACGATACCGGCGCAGCGGCCCAATGTCGTCATCATCTGGGACAACACGGCCAATTGGAGCCAGACGGTATCCGGCAGTACCGCCTACACGATCGAGAAACAGGCCCTGTCGACCGTGATCAACGGGTTGAGCGACCAGTTCAACATCGGGCTGATGCTCTTCACCGAAACCGGCGGCGGCAATTCGAACGTTCGGGGGGCGTATCCGCGTTATCACATTCGCCAGATGACGGCGGACTCGGGCAGCGTACCCGGCAACAGGACCAACTTGCGCAACCTGATCACCGGGCTTACCGAAACCGGGCCGACGGGCGACAAGGGCAGCAATGCCCAATATGCGCGGGCGATGCACGAAGCCTACCTTTACTTCGGCGGCCGAACGGCACTGGCGGGCGCCGGCCAGGTCAAGCGCGACTACGCCGCCTTCGGCGGTTCGGCCTCGGGCACGACCTACGTGAGCCCGGTCGGCGACGGCTGCCAGAAGAATTTCATCATCTTCATCAGCAACGGCAGCAGCGACAACGGCGAGAACAATAGCGCGGAGGCACTGCTCAACGGGCTCGGGGGCAAGCTCGGCGGCGATCCCATTGCGCTCAACCCCTCGAGCGAGCAAGCCAATTGGGCGGACGAGTATTCCCGCTTCGTGGCGAGCAATGACATCAACCCGGTGTTCGCCGAGCGGCAGACTGCGAGCGTGTTCACGATCGCGGTCTACGATCCCTCGAAGGTCAACACCAACCCGGTCGCATCCCAGATCGCGCTCATGAAGAGCATGGCGCGGCAGGGCAAGGGCGAATACTTCGCCGGCACCGATCTGAGCTCCATCGTGGCGGCGCTGGAACAGATCTTCGTGAGGGTACAAGCCGTCAACGGCGTCTTCGCATCGACCACGCTGCCGGTGAGCGTGAATGTTCGTGGCACGCATCTCAACCAGGTCTACATGGGCGTATTCCGGCCCAGTTCGACCCTGGCGCCGCGCTGGATCGGGAATCTAAAGATGTACACGCTCGCCCTGGACAGCGCCACCCAAACGGTCTATCTCGCCGACATCCTGGGCAACCCCGCTCAAGATGCGGGCACGGGGTTCGTCACGGGTACCGGGGTGAGCGCCTGGACGACCGATTCGACCTTCTGGAGCTTTCGCAGCGCCGAGGAAAACGGCGCCGGCGGAGCCTCGGACCGACCGGACGGCGACCTGGTGGAAAAAGGCGCGATTGCGCAGGTCCTGCGCACCACCTATGCAAGCAGCCAGGTCGCGCGAAAGCTCTACTCGTGCACGGGCACTTGCGTGGCGGGAAGCGTGCTCTCGGCCACCCCGTTCGCGACCAGCAACGGCGACATCACGCAAGCCGCGCTCGGTGCGGCCAGTTCCGGCGAGCGCGATTCGATCATCGACTGGGTGCGCGGCCAGGACAACAACGGCGACGAGAACGCCAACGGCTCCAGCACGGACACGCGAGCATCCGTGCACGGGGACGTGCTGCATTCCCGGCCCGCGGTCGTCAACTACAACCGCAACTCACCCTCCGACGAGAACGACGTGATCGCGTTCTACGGCTCCAACGACGGGGTGTTTCGCGCGATCAAGGGCGGCCAGGGAACCGGAGCCGGCAGCGAGCTGTGGGGCTTCGTGCCTGCCGAGTTTTTCGGCAAGCTGAAACGCCTGCGGGACAATTCCCCGGGGATCTCGGGCACGAACAAGCGACCGTATTTCGCCGACGGCCCCATAGGCGTCTACCAGAAGGACGTCAATGGCGACGGCAAGCTGGTGGCGGCCGACGGCGACAAGGCTTATTTGTACGTCGGCATGCGCCGTGGCGGGCGCTTTCTGTACGCGCTCGACGTGAGCGATCCGCAGGCGCCCCGGTTGCTGTGGAAGAAAACCGCCAGCGACACCGGGCTTGCCGAGCTGGGAATGACCTGGTCGGAACCGAAGGTCGCGCGGATACGCGCGCACGCCAATCCGGTCATCATCATGGGCGCCGGCTACGACCCCAACCAGGATACCGATCCGACGACGCTTGCCGACGCGATGGGCCGCGGCATCGTGGTGCTGGATGCGATCACCGGCGATCCGCTATGGCAGGCCGGCCCCATTCCCAGCGGGGCCACGCACAATCTCGCCGTTGCCGGGATGACGCACAGCATACCGTCGGATGTGACGATCCTCGATCGCAATGGCGACGGCTACATCGACCGAATCTACGTCGGCGATAACGGCGGCAATCTATGGCGGGGCGATCTGTACGATGCCAACATGGCCAACTGGACCGTGGTCAAGCTCGCCTCGGTCGGTGGTTCCGCAGCCGACAACCGGCGCAAGTTCCAGTATCCGCCCGACGTGGTCTACGGGTCCGATGCCAATGATCGCTACGATGCCGTCCTGATCGGCTCGGGGGATCGCGAGCATCCGTTCGAAGTCAGCGTCGTCAACCGGTTCTACATGTTCAAGGATCGGGAAGTGGGCTTGACGTCCACGCGCTCGTCACCCATGACGGAAGCCGACCTGTTCGACGCCACGGCCAATACCATTCAGGTCGGAAGCACGGCGGACGGAACTGCGGCGAATGCCTCGCTCACCGGGAGCTCGGGCTGGATGATGACGCTCGCCGCAGGCGAGAAAGTCATCGGCGGCTCGGTGACCTTGGCGGGAACGACCTTCTTCAATACCAATCAGCCCTCCTCCGTAGCCTCGGCCACGTGCGGAAGCAATCTCGGCATCGCGCTGCAGTATGCCATCAGCTACGAGGACGCTTCGGCAACCATCGATTCAGGCACCGCCGGCCTCACGACCGCCGATCGCTCGATCCGTCATGCAGGAGGTGGCTACCTGCCGTCACCGGTACCAGTGGTCGTGAACCTGGGAGGTCGGTTGTATCAAGCGGTGATCTCCGGCACCGAAGTACGCATGCCGCCGCAGGCCAAGCTGGAAAGCCGCTACAGGTTCTACTGGTACATCAAGCGCGACTGA